One Lachnospiraceae bacterium C1.1 genomic region harbors:
- a CDS encoding Nif11-like leader peptide family RiPP precursor: protein MAKEAASKFVQAILNDEELRQRTEKMKPEDAVPLGKEMGYDFTLEEFTDVMNEDRELYRELSPDELEAVAGGDSKTRYSMGWYASGLGYNKKYQNSDASHKNKANFCNGDPNGPRHQFVLSIEDRAQFFGAWTNTYAVYKCSLCNYKTEIHIKFGEGGEIIRVD from the coding sequence ATGGCAAAAGAAGCAGCATCAAAATTCGTACAGGCTATACTTAACGATGAAGAACTCAGACAACGCACAGAAAAAATGAAGCCCGAGGATGCTGTGCCGCTCGGTAAGGAAATGGGCTACGACTTCACACTTGAAGAGTTCACAGACGTTATGAACGAGGATCGGGAGCTTTACCGGGAGCTTTCCCCGGACGAGCTTGAAGCGGTAGCGGGGGGAGACTCAAAGACGAGATACAGTATGGGGTGGTATGCTTCGGGACTGGGTTACAATAAGAAGTATCAGAACTCTGACGCATCTCATAAAAACAAAGCAAACTTTTGTAATGGTGATCCTAACGGTCCAAGACATCAATTTGTTTTATCTATTGAGGACAGAGCACAATTTTTCGGTGCTTGGACAAATACTTATGCAGTATATAAGTGTTCACTTTGCAACTATAAGACGGAAATCCATATAAAGTTCGGAGAGGGAGGAGAAATAATAAGAGTCGATTGA